A segment of the bacterium genome:
GCTTGCTGCCCGTTTCGACATGGTCCCGGTGCCGGCCCCTACGGAGACCTAGCGGCAATCAGCGGAGGCTTGGTTCGATGCGGACCGCGAGCCTAATACACTCACCGGTCAAAACGAGAGCTCTGCGCATCGGCGCGTTACTGCGTGTTCCTGCGCAGGCGGTCCAGCGGCGCATTATCAAGGGACTGAACGAGGCCGGTTTTGGGGACCTTCGCATGCCGCATATGGCGGTGCTGCAATATCCAGGCCCGGGTGGAATTCGCCCAGGCATTCTCGCTGAGCGCGCAGGCATGAGCAAGCAGGCCATGAACCAGCTCCTTAGGAGCCTCGAGGGTCTCGGTTATATCGTCCGGTCCGACGTACCGGACGAGGGCCGCGCGCGAGTTGTCCGCTTGACCAAGCGCGGCCGCGCCGCATACTCAAGAATCTACGACATTCTAGGCGACATTGAGCGCGAATGGAGCGCTGAACTTGGGACAGAGCGTTTCGCCCAGCTCAAAGAGCTGCTGTTCCGCGTCTGGGAGAGCCCGTTGACCCGTTAGCAGGCGGGATCGGCGCATGAGACTGAATAGCACCTTACAAAGGTTTTTCGGATAGGTTCTTAGGAGGCTATCGACCCACGGTCATACTGCGAAGTCCGCGTCATCCGACCTGCTTGTTCCCCCAGACCCGCGCTATGAGCGAGACATACGCTGGATGCGCAAGCGGGAGACGCTCTATTTGATCAAGTGAGAACCAGCGAATCTCAGTATGCTCCTCAGGACTATTGTTGAACGGTACTCCAACCCATTCGTCAACCACAAAGAGCGGAAAAGCGCCGTCCGGTAATTGAGGATCATCGAGGACCTCGAGCAAGTTAACCTGTTTTGCGTAGATGCCCAATTCCTCGCGAAGTTCGCGTGCCAGCGCCGCCTCGGCCGTCTCGCCCGGCTCAACGTGGCCCCCGAAAACGTCCCAAACGTCCGGAGCCAATTGCCTTGTTGGCGCGCGCTTGCCGAGAAGCACGGCCCCGTTCCGCACGAGCAAAGC
Coding sequences within it:
- a CDS encoding NUDIX domain-containing protein, with protein sequence MGALLVRNGAVLLGKRAPTRQLAPDVWDVFGGHVEPGETAEAALARELREELGIYAKQVNLLEVLDDPQLPDGAFPLFVVDEWVGVPFNNSPEEHTEIRWFSLDQIERLPLAHPAYVSLIARVWGNKQVG
- a CDS encoding MarR family transcriptional regulator, encoding MRTASLIHSPVKTRALRIGALLRVPAQAVQRRIIKGLNEAGFGDLRMPHMAVLQYPGPGGIRPGILAERAGMSKQAMNQLLRSLEGLGYIVRSDVPDEGRARVVRLTKRGRAAYSRIYDILGDIEREWSAELGTERFAQLKELLFRVWESPLTR